In Necator americanus strain Aroian chromosome IV, whole genome shotgun sequence, the following proteins share a genomic window:
- a CDS encoding hypothetical protein (NECATOR_CHRIV.G13734.T2), with product MPLHIRGHYAAADNGNRVVSLEAIPELPSQADNDLVIGRASDKMILAELSAEEVLNSTAITVVTDEDFTENGKNLTADLSTEATPRRPQFEFMPQFEHSSYDFMVPEGSNPVSTVLAVISYLGRKDQPTPIFKISFDRMRWFEVGDVMRKEASLLDNYIEYKVTINQRPDVYVQYSLTKNGSYKFSVEAHDAGTMHIANIRVDVISLSPTTRRSTTTPASTTPIVESTTTGTSRKILEFTTPLITTTKSVESTLEAEQSTENILRSSTVVDGGSAESSPLPSTTKTTAVEFTEISLEDQTLMSETGSKEATTSRGVDASSTEDPDFTLPTTTADISTTESPSTLLLQSMDDDIPVVRFGSASHSEKSTSESTTPEENLMFTTEVSNMKDEEGSGESTEFSTTAKDTEELKIVIEGTKEGEFKVKNSIGKGDMVRGLAVSILSNSKHNPFAKLSLEGSQAFDIRPKLLYSGSKAYLFARELPETNTPIVVTIIAEGENSLDTKTIKITTTSPPRGNTNDKDVSSSGERTVDIVEYNFSISENAPSGSTVGQIEDGSGKKVVGPPGLFSLLGSDLILSCPDEGSCLDYEAERTHHVLLIDAQGRASAPIHVKINVQDVNDNRPRLDASDNFIRLSNNKLIMPFLVQVVDADAATTNDNQLSLSGTAASFLALSKISENLYQINVVGFAPHGVHQLEISVSDEKSSDKIIVEVQVQNTRSHAHFRRQKYSRSITADKIHEGNQLLQVELEGVPIDEARFVILHGNPGWLSIDDYGGRVGIAKFIRNVQMGDYSVEIGAVDRQSNVLLAQTRLEIKVIGGAESEKKIFQQNFYEKTVDREESNRFSVPFKTFENYPVTVESTFAIDENGQQKEFGKEHIEIVGQEVVFRKSALTKLRAVSVELSSNGEKVREDCRQCGNVNPSYAAAVMLPFSVDWHPPHDKNGAELEKMFMELDVTNEGNGKANKLEKGPVHKEGYCEEEGAVTTWKPHDLPSTISIAEELPAGHVVYSLPAINPMDGSLVPVTMQGDMERAFTFDPSTGAISIAHLLDFESMAPNDRTFSLTFKAGLDGYESMAELRITVTNVNDSPPMLEKEGVQNELAIPENLPPSTIIARLQIKDKDDPLNLENYVAEKSGHGSELYTVSVINGSFVVAVAENATLDREQLERQTVHLTVKDGAGNQDSATLSIRLLDVNDNAPRFSQDQYAMQVVDNWPPGIIVDRMRAIDADSGKNSHVIYSLSTENAKNFAIDAVTGELSIGRELAGVAREQPYELVVVAEDAGTPSLSSSVRIKLKVSEPLMDGDEKGQVYFINPSVEYTLKVKEDTPINEHIYNVKARMAGVGEERMNIKYSLKDTLNDVQYFDIDESSGEIYVTRALDYESTKYYSTRIDIDVLPILGPAFRFLVLSRRLTSYPENSRIQSGLSWINRLGEPLLTSEFVYDRELEPAAASSGSRSFILTEDPSENG from the exons ATGCCTTTACATATACGTGGACACTACG CCGCTGCTGACAATGGTAATCGCGTTGTTTCTCTGGAGGCGATTCCCGAACTACCATCACAAGCTGACAACGACTTGGTCATTGGGAGAGCATCTGATAAAATG aTACTTGCCGAGTTATCCGCTGAGGAGGTGCTAAACTCTACCGCCATCACCGTCGTCACTGATGAAGACTTTACGGAGAA CGGAAAGAATCTGACAGCCGACCTAAGCACTGAGGCGACACCACGACGTCCACAGTTCGAGTTCATGCCGCAATTCGAGCACAGCTCCTACGATTTCATGGTTCCCGAAGGATCAAATCCA GTTTCCACCGTGTTGGCGGTGATCTCGTACTTAGGACGGAAAGATCAACCGACACcaatttttaagatttcatTTGATCGTATGAGATGGTTCGAAGTTGGCGATGTTATGAGGAAGGAGGCAAGTTTA cTAGACAACTACATTGAATACAAGGTGACAATAAATCAGCGTCCAGATGTGTATGTACAGTACAGCTTGACGAAAAATGGTTCTTACAAATTCTCAGTTGAG GCTCATGATGCAGGGACCATGCATATAGCAAATATTCGTGTGGACGTAATTTCGCTATCACCGACCACTCGTCGAAGCACCACCACCCCGGCGTCAACCACGCCGATTGTCGAATCCACGACAACGGGGACTTCCcggaaaattttagaatttaccACACCTTTAATAACTACTACTAAAAGTGTGGAGAGTACACTTGAAGCAGAACAAAGTACCGAGAACATATTGAGGTCGTCGACGGTCGTTGATGGTGGTTCCGCAGAGTCATCGCCTTTGCCGTCTACAACGAAAACAACAGCAGTAGAATTTACGGAAATTTCTCTTGAGGACCAAACACTGATGAGTGAAACAGGCAGTAAAGAGGCGACTACCTCAAGAGGAGTGGATGCAAGTTCAACTGAAGATCCTGACTTTACGCTTCCAACCACTACCGCTGACATTTCAAccacggaatcaccttctacACTGCTCCTGCAAAGTATGGACGACGATATCCCTGTTGTTCGATTCGGATCTGCTAGTCACTCGGAGAAAAGTACCAGCGAAAGTACAACACCAGAAGAAAATCTTATGTTCACCACTGAAGTCAGCAACATGAAGGATGAAGAAGGGTCTGGAGAATCCACAGAGTTCAGTACAACCGCGAAAGACACCGAAG AGTTGAAAATCGTCATCGAAGGCACCAAAGAAGGAGAGTTCAAAGTCAAGAACTCAATTGGAAAGGGAGACATGGTCAGAGGTCTTGCTGTTTCGATTCTTTCCAATTCAAAg CACAATCCGTTCGCAAAGCTATCGCTTGAGGGTTCGCAAGCTTTTGACATACGGCCAAAACTACTGTACTCCGGAAGCAAAGCTTATCTCTTTGCCAGAGAGCTTCCTGAGACGAACACTCCAATTGTTGTTACG ATAATCGCAGAAGGAGAGAACTCGTTAGAtacaaaaacaatcaaaatcaCAACCACTTCACCACCTCGCGGCAACACGAACGATAAGGATGTCTCGAGTTCTGGAGAACGAACG GTCGATATTGTTGAATACAACTTCTCGATTTCCGAAAATGCACCGTCAGGTTCAACGGTTGGTCAGATCGAGGACGGATCAGGGAAGAAAGTGGTTGGACCTCCTGGATT GTTCTCACTACTTGGATCAGACCTGATACTGTCCTGTCCGGATGAGGGAAGCTGCTTGGATTACGAGGCAGAGCGAACTCATCATGTGTTATTGATTGATGCACAAG gaaGGGCATCCGCTCCTATTCATGTGAAGATTAACGTACAGGATGTTAACGACAATCGACCACGCCTTGACGCTTCGGATAACTTCATTCGACTTTCTAATAACAAACTAATTATGCCGTTTCTTGTTCAG GTGGTGGATGCGGATGCAGCGACCACCAACGATAACCAGTTGTCGCTATCTGGAACAGCCGCCTCTTTTCTTGCCTTATCcaaaatttccgaaaatctTTATCAG ATAAACGTAGTAGGCTTCGCGCCGCATGGCGTTCATCAACTGGAAATAAGTGTTTCTGACGAGAAGTCCTCTGACAAAATTATCGTAGAAGTTCAAGTGCAG aacaCTCGGTCTCATGCTCATTTTAGAAGACAGAAATATTCAAGATCGATCACAGCAGACAAAATACATGAAG GGAATCAGTTATTGCAAGTGGAATTAGAAGGTGTACCAATTGACGAAGCTCGTTTTGTGATTCTTCACGGGAACCCTGGTTGGCTGAGCATAGACGATTACGGTGGACGAGTTGGAATAGCAAAATTTATCAG aaatgttcAAATGGGTGATTATTCGGTGGAAATCGGTGCCGTCGATCGTCAAAGCAACGTTCTCCTGGCTCAAACTCGTCTTGAAATTAAAGTTATCGGTGGAGCTGaatctgagaagaaaatattccagCAAAATTTCTACGAGAAGACGGTGGATCGCG AAGAATCAAACCGATTTTCTGTTCCATTCAAAACTTTCGAGAACTATCCGGTGACTGTGGAGTCGACGTTCGCCATAGACGAGAACGGCCAACAGAAGGAATTCGGAAAG gAGCATATAGAAATTGTTGGACAAGAGGTTGTGTTCAGGAAGTCTGCGCTAACAAAACTACGAGCAGTCAGCGTAGAATTGTCGTCAAACGGCGAAAAAG tacGAGAGGACTGCCGACAGTGCGGAAACGTTAACCCGTCATATGCTGCTGCTGTTATGCTGCCGTTTTCGGTTGACTGGCATCCACCACATGAC AAGAACGGCGCAGAACTGGAGAAGATGTTCATGGAGTTGGATGTGACAAATGAGGGGAATGGGAAAgcaaataaattagaaaaaggcCCAGTTCACAAAGAGGGGTATTGTGAGGAGGAAGGAGCAGTTACGACTTGGAAACCTCACGACTTACCCTCTACC ATAAGCATTGCTGAGGAGCTCCCCGCCGGGCACGTTGTTTACTCCCTCCCAGCGATCAACCCGATGGATGGATCACTTGTCCCCGTCACAATGCAAGGCGACATGGAAAGGGCGTTCACCTTTGACCCTAGCACAG GTGCAATTTCAATCGCTCATCTGTTGGATTTTGAGTCAATGGCTCCGAATGACCGTACCTTCTCGCTCACTTTCAAGGCTGGATTGGACGGCTATGAATCAATGGCAGAACTAAGGATTACAGTAACTAACGTAAATGACAGTCCACCAATGCTGGAAAAAGAGGGAGTACAAAATGAG TTAGCCATCCCAGAAAATCTTCCTCCTTCGACCATTATCGCTCGTCTTCAAATCAAAGATAAAGACGATCCTTTAAATCTAGAAAACTACGTGGCAGAGAAATCTGGCCACGGCAGTGAGCTGTACACTGTTTCCGta ATTAACGGCTCCTTTGTCGTTGCGGTGGCAGAAAATGCGACGTTGGATCGGGAACAGTTAGAGAGACAGACTGTACATTTGACTGTGAAGGATGGAGCTGGAAATCAGGATTCAGCAACG CTGTCGATTCGGCTTCTGGATGTGAACGATAACGCTCCACGCTTTTCACAAGATCAATATGCTATGCAAGTAGTTGATAACTGGCCACCTGGTATCATTGTGGATCGGATGCGGGCTATCGATGCGGACAGTGGAAAGAATTCGCATGTGATCTATTCACTGTCAACTGAGAACGCAAAGA ATTTCGCCATCGATGCCGTAACTGGAGAGTTGTCAATAGGGAGAGAACTTGCTGGTGTAGCTCGAGAACAACCATACGAATTGGTTGTTGTGGCCGAGGATGCAG gcaCTCCTAGTCTCAGCTCATCGGTACgaataaaattgaaagtgaGTGAACCGCTTATGGATGGGGACGAGAAAGGACAGGTTTATTTCATCAATCCATCGGTTGAATACACTCTTAAAGTGAAGGAG GATACGCCAATAAATGAACACATCTACAATGTGAAAGCTCGTATGGCAGGTGTAGGAGAGGAAAGAATGAATATCAAATATTCTTTAAAG GATACCCTGAACGATGTTCAATATTTCGACATTGATGAGTCTTCCGGAGAAATTTACGTCACAAGAGCTTTGGACTATGAAAGCACGAAATATTACTCA ACACGTATAGACATCGATGTTCTTCCCATACTCGGACCCGCTTTTCGCTTCCTTGTTCTTAGCAGACGTCTTACGTCATATCCGGAAAATTCGCGCAT TCAGAGCGGCCTCTCTTGGATCAACAGACTTGGAGAGCCACTGTTGACATCCGAG TTCGTTTACGATCGTGAACTCGAGCCAGCTGCCGCAtctt CGG GTAGCCGATCTTTCATTCTGACAGAGGATCCGTCTGAGAATGGATAA
- a CDS encoding hypothetical protein (NECATOR_CHRIV.G13734.T1), with the protein MCMRQRSCDGQPGEQNCMLGLIGVDDVMLMLRLYFVLCCLYDCDTAADNGNRVVSLEAIPELPSQADNDLVIGRASDKMILAELSAEEVLNSTAITVVTDEDFTENGKNLTADLSTEATPRRPQFEFMPQFEHSSYDFMVPEGSNPVSTVLAVISYLGRKDQPTPIFKISFDRMRWFELDNYIEYKVTINQRPDVYVQYSLTKNGSYKFSVEAHDAGTMHIANIRVDVISLSPTTRRSTTTPASTTPIVESTTTGTSRKILEFTTPLITTTKSVESTLEAEQSTENILRSSTVVDGGSAESSPLPSTTKTTAVEFTEISLEDQTLMSETGSKEATTSRGVDASSTEDPDFTLPTTTADISTTESPSTLLLQSMDDDIPVVRFGSASHSEKSTSESTTPEENLMFTTEVSNMKDEEGSGESTEFSTTAKDTEELKIVIEGTKEGEFKVKNSIGKGDMVRGLAVSILSNSKHNPFAKLSLEGSQAFDIRPKLLYSGSKAYLFARELPETNTPIVVTIIAEGENSLDTKTIKITTTSPPRGNTNDKDVSSSGERTVDIVEYNFSISENAPSGSTVGQIEDGSGKKVVGPPGLFSLLGSDLILSCPDEGSCLDYEAERTHHVLLIDAQGRASAPIHVKINVQDVNDNRPRLDASDNFIRLSNNKLIMPFLVQVVDADAATTNDNQLSLSGTAASFLALSKISENLYQINVVGFAPHGVHQLEISVSDEKSSDKIIVEVQVQNTRSHAHFRRQKYSRSITADKIHEGNQLLQVELEGVPIDEARFVILHGNPGWLSIDDYGGRVGIAKFIRNVQMGDYSVEIGAVDRQSNVLLAQTRLEIKVIGGAESEKKIFQQNFYEKTVDREESNRFSVPFKTFENYPVTVESTFAIDENGQQKEFGKEHIEIVGQEVVFRKSALTKLRAVSVELSSNGEKAYIMLSLTSSPEFIENQRQESSRPFFPHPWTRENNVIEISIAEELPAGHVVYSLPAINPMDGSLVPVTMQGDMERAFTFDPSTGAISIAHLLDFESMAPNDRTFSLTFKAGLDGYESMAELRITVTNVNDSPPMLEKEGVQNELAIPENLPPSTIIARLQIKDKDDPLNLENYVAEKSGHGSELYTVSVINGSFVVAVAENATLDREQLERQTVHLTVKDGAGNQDSATLSIRLLDVNDNAPRFSQDQYAMQVVDNWPPGIIVDRMRAIDADSGKNSHVIYSLSTENAKNFAIDAVTGELSIGRELAGVAREQPYELVVVAEDAGTPSLSSSVRIKLKVSEPLMDGDEKGQVYFINPSVEYTLKVKEDTPINEHIYNVKARMAGVGEERMNIKYSLKDTLNDVQYFDIDESSGEIYVTRALDYESTKYYSPPATALQILSIAQIAWYFIVVRMDGYEWD; encoded by the exons CCGCTGCTGACAATGGTAATCGCGTTGTTTCTCTGGAGGCGATTCCCGAACTACCATCACAAGCTGACAACGACTTGGTCATTGGGAGAGCATCTGATAAAATG aTACTTGCCGAGTTATCCGCTGAGGAGGTGCTAAACTCTACCGCCATCACCGTCGTCACTGATGAAGACTTTACGGAGAA CGGAAAGAATCTGACAGCCGACCTAAGCACTGAGGCGACACCACGACGTCCACAGTTCGAGTTCATGCCGCAATTCGAGCACAGCTCCTACGATTTCATGGTTCCCGAAGGATCAAATCCA GTTTCCACCGTGTTGGCGGTGATCTCGTACTTAGGACGGAAAGATCAACCGACACcaatttttaagatttcatTTGATCGTATGAGATGGTTCGAA cTAGACAACTACATTGAATACAAGGTGACAATAAATCAGCGTCCAGATGTGTATGTACAGTACAGCTTGACGAAAAATGGTTCTTACAAATTCTCAGTTGAG GCTCATGATGCAGGGACCATGCATATAGCAAATATTCGTGTGGACGTAATTTCGCTATCACCGACCACTCGTCGAAGCACCACCACCCCGGCGTCAACCACGCCGATTGTCGAATCCACGACAACGGGGACTTCCcggaaaattttagaatttaccACACCTTTAATAACTACTACTAAAAGTGTGGAGAGTACACTTGAAGCAGAACAAAGTACCGAGAACATATTGAGGTCGTCGACGGTCGTTGATGGTGGTTCCGCAGAGTCATCGCCTTTGCCGTCTACAACGAAAACAACAGCAGTAGAATTTACGGAAATTTCTCTTGAGGACCAAACACTGATGAGTGAAACAGGCAGTAAAGAGGCGACTACCTCAAGAGGAGTGGATGCAAGTTCAACTGAAGATCCTGACTTTACGCTTCCAACCACTACCGCTGACATTTCAAccacggaatcaccttctacACTGCTCCTGCAAAGTATGGACGACGATATCCCTGTTGTTCGATTCGGATCTGCTAGTCACTCGGAGAAAAGTACCAGCGAAAGTACAACACCAGAAGAAAATCTTATGTTCACCACTGAAGTCAGCAACATGAAGGATGAAGAAGGGTCTGGAGAATCCACAGAGTTCAGTACAACCGCGAAAGACACCGAAG AGTTGAAAATCGTCATCGAAGGCACCAAAGAAGGAGAGTTCAAAGTCAAGAACTCAATTGGAAAGGGAGACATGGTCAGAGGTCTTGCTGTTTCGATTCTTTCCAATTCAAAg CACAATCCGTTCGCAAAGCTATCGCTTGAGGGTTCGCAAGCTTTTGACATACGGCCAAAACTACTGTACTCCGGAAGCAAAGCTTATCTCTTTGCCAGAGAGCTTCCTGAGACGAACACTCCAATTGTTGTTACG ATAATCGCAGAAGGAGAGAACTCGTTAGAtacaaaaacaatcaaaatcaCAACCACTTCACCACCTCGCGGCAACACGAACGATAAGGATGTCTCGAGTTCTGGAGAACGAACG GTCGATATTGTTGAATACAACTTCTCGATTTCCGAAAATGCACCGTCAGGTTCAACGGTTGGTCAGATCGAGGACGGATCAGGGAAGAAAGTGGTTGGACCTCCTGGATT GTTCTCACTACTTGGATCAGACCTGATACTGTCCTGTCCGGATGAGGGAAGCTGCTTGGATTACGAGGCAGAGCGAACTCATCATGTGTTATTGATTGATGCACAAG gaaGGGCATCCGCTCCTATTCATGTGAAGATTAACGTACAGGATGTTAACGACAATCGACCACGCCTTGACGCTTCGGATAACTTCATTCGACTTTCTAATAACAAACTAATTATGCCGTTTCTTGTTCAG GTGGTGGATGCGGATGCAGCGACCACCAACGATAACCAGTTGTCGCTATCTGGAACAGCCGCCTCTTTTCTTGCCTTATCcaaaatttccgaaaatctTTATCAG ATAAACGTAGTAGGCTTCGCGCCGCATGGCGTTCATCAACTGGAAATAAGTGTTTCTGACGAGAAGTCCTCTGACAAAATTATCGTAGAAGTTCAAGTGCAG aacaCTCGGTCTCATGCTCATTTTAGAAGACAGAAATATTCAAGATCGATCACAGCAGACAAAATACATGAAG GGAATCAGTTATTGCAAGTGGAATTAGAAGGTGTACCAATTGACGAAGCTCGTTTTGTGATTCTTCACGGGAACCCTGGTTGGCTGAGCATAGACGATTACGGTGGACGAGTTGGAATAGCAAAATTTATCAG aaatgttcAAATGGGTGATTATTCGGTGGAAATCGGTGCCGTCGATCGTCAAAGCAACGTTCTCCTGGCTCAAACTCGTCTTGAAATTAAAGTTATCGGTGGAGCTGaatctgagaagaaaatattccagCAAAATTTCTACGAGAAGACGGTGGATCGCG AAGAATCAAACCGATTTTCTGTTCCATTCAAAACTTTCGAGAACTATCCGGTGACTGTGGAGTCGACGTTCGCCATAGACGAGAACGGCCAACAGAAGGAATTCGGAAAG gAGCATATAGAAATTGTTGGACAAGAGGTTGTGTTCAGGAAGTCTGCGCTAACAAAACTACGAGCAGTCAGCGTAGAATTGTCGTCAAACGGCGAAAAAG CATATATTATGCTCTCGCTCACCTCATCACCCGAGTTCATTGAAAATCAAAGGCAAGAATCTTCAAGGCCATTTTTCCCGCACCCATGGACGCGAGAAAACAACGTGATCGAG ATAAGCATTGCTGAGGAGCTCCCCGCCGGGCACGTTGTTTACTCCCTCCCAGCGATCAACCCGATGGATGGATCACTTGTCCCCGTCACAATGCAAGGCGACATGGAAAGGGCGTTCACCTTTGACCCTAGCACAG GTGCAATTTCAATCGCTCATCTGTTGGATTTTGAGTCAATGGCTCCGAATGACCGTACCTTCTCGCTCACTTTCAAGGCTGGATTGGACGGCTATGAATCAATGGCAGAACTAAGGATTACAGTAACTAACGTAAATGACAGTCCACCAATGCTGGAAAAAGAGGGAGTACAAAATGAG TTAGCCATCCCAGAAAATCTTCCTCCTTCGACCATTATCGCTCGTCTTCAAATCAAAGATAAAGACGATCCTTTAAATCTAGAAAACTACGTGGCAGAGAAATCTGGCCACGGCAGTGAGCTGTACACTGTTTCCGta ATTAACGGCTCCTTTGTCGTTGCGGTGGCAGAAAATGCGACGTTGGATCGGGAACAGTTAGAGAGACAGACTGTACATTTGACTGTGAAGGATGGAGCTGGAAATCAGGATTCAGCAACG CTGTCGATTCGGCTTCTGGATGTGAACGATAACGCTCCACGCTTTTCACAAGATCAATATGCTATGCAAGTAGTTGATAACTGGCCACCTGGTATCATTGTGGATCGGATGCGGGCTATCGATGCGGACAGTGGAAAGAATTCGCATGTGATCTATTCACTGTCAACTGAGAACGCAAAGA ATTTCGCCATCGATGCCGTAACTGGAGAGTTGTCAATAGGGAGAGAACTTGCTGGTGTAGCTCGAGAACAACCATACGAATTGGTTGTTGTGGCCGAGGATGCAG gcaCTCCTAGTCTCAGCTCATCGGTACgaataaaattgaaagtgaGTGAACCGCTTATGGATGGGGACGAGAAAGGACAGGTTTATTTCATCAATCCATCGGTTGAATACACTCTTAAAGTGAAGGAG GATACGCCAATAAATGAACACATCTACAATGTGAAAGCTCGTATGGCAGGTGTAGGAGAGGAAAGAATGAATATCAAATATTCTTTAAAG GATACCCTGAACGATGTTCAATATTTCGACATTGATGAGTCTTCCGGAGAAATTTACGTCACAAGAGCTTTGGACTATGAAAGCACGAAATATTACTCA CCGCCGGCGACAGCTCTGCAGATCCTGTCCATTGCACAAATCGCCTGGTACTTTATCGTTGTCCGTATGGATGGATATGAATGGGACTAA
- a CDS encoding hypothetical protein (NECATOR_CHRIV.G13735.T1), with product MDKLERRLARLWRRMRGGKRRERRSKKTESSPQLNRGEITSNNKQRYENTKDLKDVAPELCLKYEEKLFPNGIASRRSSPPSQEISRALIRLYAYARLKSLQNSIVAGQQRSLKSMTSATTTTTTPADHDNLESFKPLERHSLLSSLPQLSLQRFGSREFEKMCLSRDSGYLTGSPWEFSSSTETLRRPKSPTVVTRPRKRVANEPLPSKRRFHASHGDILHTSAVVDSSTQTHETIESFLSRNVYKSKCVTSLFEAANAGLEALIDDVLAEFDRWFVGRKMLIVASELHFSVPLDKRSRKLEQILKQQMLRSLLENNRRILYLKGNSEVLPIHMAEARTEENICSDSKLQAVQGVYQRCYHKLLPFVHSATPTWHAPYWKLSQTPVRPQKSAFLEDDSTKFRTHSFISFNIIGLSIFGIKHQSHDVLA from the exons ATGGATAAACTAGAGAGGAGGCTCGCTCGTCTCTGGCGTCGTATGCGCGGCGGAAAACGGAGAGAGCGACGGTCGAAGAAGACTGAATCCTCGCCACAATTGAACCGAGGAGAAATCACTTCGAATAACAAGCAACGCTACGAGAACACGAAAGATCTGAAAGATGTAGCGCCGGAATTATGcctaaaatatgaagaaaaactattcCCGAATGGAATTGCTTCTCGTCGTAGCAGTCCACCTTCTCAAGAAATCTCTCGTGCACTTATAAGGCTTTACGCCTACGCACGACTTAAATCGCTGCAGAATTCGATTGTGGCAGGACAGCAGAGGTCGTTGAAGTCGATGACgtccgccaccaccaccaccaccaccccAGCGGACCATGATAACTTGGAATCGTTTAAACCATTAGAGCGACACTCTTTACTTTCCTCTCTACCACAACTGTCTCTTCAACGATTTGGGAGTAGAGAGTTCGAGAAG ATGTGCCTAAGTCGAGATAGTGGATATCTCACCGGCTCACCGTGGGAGTTCTCGAGCAGCACCGAGACACTTCGACGGCCAAA GTCTCCTACGGTGGTGACTCGTCCACGGAAACGTGTCGCTAACGAACCGTTACCATCAAAACGACGATTTCATGCTTCACATGGTGATATTTTACACACTTCTGCCGTTGTCGACTCTTCCACACAAACTCACGAGACTATCGAATCGTTCCTAAG CAGAAATGTTTACAAATCAAAATGTGTGACAAGTCTATTCGAAGCGGCGAATGCAGGCCTTGAAGCGCTTATCGACGACGTTCTCGCCGAATTTGATCGGTGGTTTGTTGGACGTAAAATGCTCATCGTTGCTAGCGAACTTCACTTCTCCGTACCGCTTGATAAACGCTCCAGAAAACTGGAGCAAAT ACTAAAACAGCAAATGCTCCGCTCACTTCTCGAAAATAATCGTCGAATTCTTTATCTGAAAGGGAATAGTGAAGTTTTACCGATACATATGGCTGAAGCaagaactgaagaaaataTCTGTAGCGATTCAAAGCTTCAAGCTGTTCAAG GCGTCTATCAACGTTGTTATCACAAACTTCTACCGTTCGTACATTCGGCCACACCGACATGGCATGCACCGTATTGGAAACTCTCCCAAACACCTGTACGACCACAAAAATCTGCTTTTCTCGAGGATGATTCCACGAAATTTCGTacacattcatttatttcattcaatATTATCGGTTTATCAATTTTTGGTATTAAACATCAATCACACGATGTGCTCGCATAA
- a CDS encoding hypothetical protein (NECATOR_CHRIV.G13735.T2), translating into MRGGKRRERRSKKTESSPQLNRGEITSNNKQRYENTKDLKDVAPELCLKYEEKLFPNGIASRRSSPPSQEISRALIRLYAYARLKSLQNSIVAGQQRSLKSMTSATTTTTTPADHDNLESFKPLERHSLLSSLPQLSLQRFGSREFEKMCLSRDSGYLTGSPWEFSSSTETLRRPKSPTVVTRPRKRVANEPLPSKRRFHASHGDILHTSAVVDSSTQTHETIESFLSRNVYKSKCVTSLFEAANAGLEALIDDVLAEFDRWFVGRKMLIVASELHFSVPLDKRSRKLEQILKQQMLRSLLENNRRILYLKGNSEVLPIHMAEARTEENICSDSKLQAVQGVYQRCYHKLLPFVHSATPTWHAPYWKLSQTPVRPQKSAFLEDDSTKFRTHSFISFNIIGLSIFGIKHQSHDVLA; encoded by the exons ATGCGCGGCGGAAAACGGAGAGAGCGACGGTCGAAGAAGACTGAATCCTCGCCACAATTGAACCGAGGAGAAATCACTTCGAATAACAAGCAACGCTACGAGAACACGAAAGATCTGAAAGATGTAGCGCCGGAATTATGcctaaaatatgaagaaaaactattcCCGAATGGAATTGCTTCTCGTCGTAGCAGTCCACCTTCTCAAGAAATCTCTCGTGCACTTATAAGGCTTTACGCCTACGCACGACTTAAATCGCTGCAGAATTCGATTGTGGCAGGACAGCAGAGGTCGTTGAAGTCGATGACgtccgccaccaccaccaccaccaccccAGCGGACCATGATAACTTGGAATCGTTTAAACCATTAGAGCGACACTCTTTACTTTCCTCTCTACCACAACTGTCTCTTCAACGATTTGGGAGTAGAGAGTTCGAGAAG ATGTGCCTAAGTCGAGATAGTGGATATCTCACCGGCTCACCGTGGGAGTTCTCGAGCAGCACCGAGACACTTCGACGGCCAAA GTCTCCTACGGTGGTGACTCGTCCACGGAAACGTGTCGCTAACGAACCGTTACCATCAAAACGACGATTTCATGCTTCACATGGTGATATTTTACACACTTCTGCCGTTGTCGACTCTTCCACACAAACTCACGAGACTATCGAATCGTTCCTAAG CAGAAATGTTTACAAATCAAAATGTGTGACAAGTCTATTCGAAGCGGCGAATGCAGGCCTTGAAGCGCTTATCGACGACGTTCTCGCCGAATTTGATCGGTGGTTTGTTGGACGTAAAATGCTCATCGTTGCTAGCGAACTTCACTTCTCCGTACCGCTTGATAAACGCTCCAGAAAACTGGAGCAAAT ACTAAAACAGCAAATGCTCCGCTCACTTCTCGAAAATAATCGTCGAATTCTTTATCTGAAAGGGAATAGTGAAGTTTTACCGATACATATGGCTGAAGCaagaactgaagaaaataTCTGTAGCGATTCAAAGCTTCAAGCTGTTCAAG GCGTCTATCAACGTTGTTATCACAAACTTCTACCGTTCGTACATTCGGCCACACCGACATGGCATGCACCGTATTGGAAACTCTCCCAAACACCTGTACGACCACAAAAATCTGCTTTTCTCGAGGATGATTCCACGAAATTTCGTacacattcatttatttcattcaatATTATCGGTTTATCAATTTTTGGTATTAAACATCAATCACACGATGTGCTCGCATAA